One segment of Amycolatopsis alba DSM 44262 DNA contains the following:
- a CDS encoding ABC transporter ATP-binding protein produces the protein MITARDLTKKYGSTTAVRSLSFDIKPGVVTGFLGPNGAGKSTTMRMILGLDAPSGGSVTVGGKAYRDLPAPMREVGALLDAKAVHGSRTAYRHLQWVAQAGGLSRKRVDEVLDTVGLTEVAGKKVGGFSLGMYQRLGIATALLGDPPTLLFDEPVNGLDPEGIFWIRTLMQDLAAEGRTVFVSSHLMNEMEETAAHVIVIGRGELIADLPITDLTQRSSRNHVRVVSPQVTELAEALERAGGTVTKREDGSLTVIGLDAPQIGDIALERRLGLHELTPVRASLEAAFMDLTRDSVQYRSANEHKLAETVRALASEGSD, from the coding sequence GTGATCACAGCACGAGATCTGACGAAAAAATACGGGAGCACGACGGCCGTCCGTTCCCTGTCGTTCGACATCAAACCCGGTGTGGTGACCGGTTTCCTCGGGCCGAACGGGGCGGGCAAGTCGACCACCATGCGGATGATCCTCGGCCTGGACGCGCCCAGCGGCGGCTCGGTCACCGTCGGCGGCAAGGCCTACCGTGACCTGCCCGCACCGATGCGGGAGGTCGGCGCGCTGCTCGACGCCAAAGCCGTGCACGGCTCCCGCACCGCGTACCGCCACTTGCAGTGGGTGGCGCAGGCGGGCGGCCTCTCCCGCAAGCGGGTGGACGAAGTGCTCGACACCGTCGGCCTCACCGAGGTCGCGGGCAAGAAGGTCGGCGGGTTCTCCCTCGGCATGTACCAGCGGCTCGGGATCGCGACGGCCCTGCTCGGCGACCCGCCGACGCTGCTGTTCGACGAACCGGTCAACGGGCTCGATCCCGAGGGAATCTTCTGGATCCGGACCCTGATGCAGGACCTCGCCGCCGAGGGCCGCACGGTGTTCGTGTCGAGCCACTTGATGAACGAGATGGAGGAGACCGCCGCTCACGTCATCGTGATCGGCCGCGGTGAGCTCATCGCCGACCTGCCGATCACCGACCTGACCCAGCGCAGCTCCCGCAATCACGTCCGCGTGGTCTCGCCGCAGGTCACCGAGCTCGCCGAGGCACTCGAACGGGCGGGCGGCACGGTCACGAAGCGGGAAGACGGCTCTCTCACCGTCATCGGCCTGGACGCGCCGCAGATCGGTGACATCGCCCTGGAACGCAGGCTCGGGTTGCACGAACTCACCCCGGTCCGTGCCAGCCTCGAAGCCGCGTTCATGGATCTCACCAGGGACAGCGTGCAGTACCGCTCCGCCAACGAACACAAGCTCGCCGAGACGGTGCGGGCGCTCGCCTCGGAAGGCAGTGACTAG